The proteins below are encoded in one region of Streptomyces sp. NBC_00490:
- a CDS encoding DMT family transporter, with translation MTTAVPTRTRALDWRLRFAALSLIWGFSFLLIKVGTEGYAPFQVALGRLLFGTAVLAAAMAVKRERLPRGARTWGHLTVAAFLVNALPFSLFAYAELTIPSTLAGICNATSPLWGMALSLVALSEDRPTRTRVAGLGLGFLGVLTVLGAWQGFDGLDARGTAMALLASLSYPIGWIYVRRTLAGAGHSHLSMTGAQLLLGTLQLAVVTPLFTDLPSRFAVTPLLAIAALGSLGTGLALLLQYGLVAEVGPTTAQMVTYFIPVIATAAGVAILGESLSWSTPVGAVIVLTGAALTQVRRSGLSGAQGRIDARFRRAARPTPAEPHPPRDLAAR, from the coding sequence ATGACCACTGCCGTCCCCACCCGGACCCGCGCCCTCGACTGGCGTCTGCGCTTCGCCGCCCTCTCGCTCATCTGGGGCTTCAGCTTCCTGCTCATCAAGGTGGGCACCGAGGGGTACGCCCCCTTCCAGGTCGCGCTGGGCCGGCTGCTGTTCGGGACGGCGGTCCTGGCGGCGGCGATGGCGGTGAAGCGGGAGCGGCTGCCGCGCGGGGCGCGCACCTGGGGCCATCTGACGGTGGCCGCGTTCCTGGTGAACGCCCTGCCCTTCTCCCTCTTCGCCTACGCGGAGCTGACGATCCCGTCCACGCTCGCGGGCATCTGCAACGCGACCTCGCCGCTGTGGGGCATGGCCCTGTCTCTGGTCGCCCTGTCGGAGGACCGCCCCACCCGCACCCGGGTCGCCGGTCTCGGCCTCGGCTTCCTCGGCGTCCTGACGGTCCTGGGCGCCTGGCAGGGCTTTGACGGCCTGGACGCCCGGGGCACCGCGATGGCCCTGCTGGCCTCGCTGAGCTACCCGATCGGCTGGATCTACGTCCGCCGCACGCTGGCCGGTGCCGGTCATTCCCACCTCTCCATGACCGGCGCCCAGTTGCTGCTGGGCACCCTGCAACTCGCGGTCGTGACCCCGCTGTTCACCGACCTCCCCAGCCGCTTCGCCGTGACGCCCCTGCTGGCGATCGCCGCCCTGGGCTCCCTGGGCACGGGCCTGGCCCTCCTCCTCCAGTACGGCCTGGTCGCGGAGGTCGGTCCGACGACCGCGCAGATGGTCACGTACTTCATCCCGGTCATCGCCACGGCCGCGGGCGTCGCGATCCTCGGCGAGTCGCTCAGCTGGTCGACCCCGGTGGGAGCGGTGATCGTCCTGACGGGCGCGGCTCTGACGCAGGTGCGCCGCAGCGGCCTGTCAGGGGCACAGGGCCGCATCGACGCGCGGTTCCGCCGCGCGGCGCGACCGACCCCCGCCGAGCCGCACCCCCCTCGCGACCTCGCGGCCCGTTAG
- a CDS encoding aminotransferase class I/II-fold pyridoxal phosphate-dependent enzyme, producing MLGGYKIQGCRAAEIAASVEQAVGSGELEPGQLLPPMRELAAELEVNPNTVAAAYRTLRERGVIETAGRRGSRVRPRPATTGREADRTDVPEGVRDVANGNPDPGLLPPLAKAFAAAAERNDREPVLYGDAAVEPELARLARAALDADGVPDGPVHVASGSLDVVERVLAVHLKPGDTVAVEDPGWGSLLDLVPAVGLRTAPVRVDDEGPLPDDVRRALGAGARALIVTDRAQNPTGAAVSAARARALRAVLKEYPQVLLIEDDHGHGIVDLPLHPLAGVTHSWVFVRSAAKAYGPDLRLAVFTGDAVTVDRVRGRQRVGPGWVSRIGQRALAGLWAEGAVDTRAVSAAYAGRRDVLIGALAERGIAAHGRSGMNVWIPVPDETGAVARLLHAGWAVAPGARFRTGAGPGIRVTVSTLTRGEAVSLAEAIAAAVGAGPVRGYA from the coding sequence GTGCTAGGAGGATACAAGATCCAAGGGTGTCGCGCAGCTGAGATCGCGGCGAGCGTCGAGCAGGCGGTGGGTTCCGGCGAGCTGGAACCGGGCCAACTACTGCCACCCATGAGGGAGTTGGCAGCCGAGCTGGAGGTGAATCCCAATACCGTCGCGGCCGCCTACCGGACCCTGCGGGAGCGCGGGGTCATCGAGACCGCGGGACGCCGGGGCAGCAGGGTGCGGCCCAGGCCGGCCACGACCGGGCGCGAGGCCGACCGGACGGACGTGCCCGAGGGGGTGCGGGACGTGGCGAACGGCAACCCGGACCCCGGACTGCTGCCACCGCTGGCGAAGGCGTTCGCGGCGGCGGCCGAGCGGAACGACCGGGAGCCGGTCCTGTACGGCGACGCCGCCGTCGAGCCGGAGCTGGCACGCCTGGCGCGGGCCGCCCTGGACGCCGACGGGGTTCCGGACGGGCCCGTCCATGTCGCCTCCGGTTCGCTCGACGTGGTCGAGCGCGTTCTCGCGGTCCACCTCAAGCCCGGCGACACCGTCGCCGTCGAGGATCCCGGCTGGGGCAGCCTGCTCGACCTCGTCCCGGCGGTCGGGCTGCGCACGGCTCCCGTCCGCGTCGACGACGAGGGGCCGCTCCCGGACGATGTGCGGCGGGCGCTGGGAGCGGGGGCGCGGGCGCTGATCGTGACCGACCGGGCGCAGAATCCGACCGGGGCGGCGGTGAGTGCGGCGCGCGCGCGGGCGCTGCGGGCGGTGCTGAAGGAGTACCCGCAGGTGCTGCTCATCGAGGACGACCACGGGCACGGCATCGTGGATCTGCCACTGCATCCCCTGGCCGGCGTCACGCACAGCTGGGTCTTCGTGCGGTCGGCGGCCAAGGCGTACGGGCCGGATCTGCGGTTGGCCGTGTTCACCGGCGACGCCGTGACGGTCGACCGGGTGCGGGGGCGGCAGCGGGTGGGCCCCGGCTGGGTGAGCCGGATCGGTCAGCGGGCCCTGGCGGGGCTCTGGGCCGAGGGCGCGGTGGACACCAGGGCCGTGTCGGCGGCGTACGCCGGGCGGCGGGACGTGCTGATCGGGGCTCTGGCGGAGCGCGGGATCGCCGCGCACGGCCGCAGTGGCATGAACGTGTGGATTCCGGTGCCGGACGAGACCGGGGCGGTGGCACGGCTGCTGCACGCGGGGTGGGCGGTGGCCCCCGGGGCCCGCTTCCGGACCGGCGCGGGTCCCGGGATCCGGGTCACGGTGTCGACCCTGACGCGGGGGGAGGCGGTGTCGCTGGCGGAGGCCATCGCCGCGGCCGTCGGGGCCGGGCCGGTGCGGGGGTACGCCTAA
- a CDS encoding pyridoxamine 5'-phosphate oxidase family protein has product MQGTQQPTPQPTAYPATDRTVPTRSADRASYDKEVVHAILDEACVCHLGFVRDGAPVVLPTLFGRVGERLYVHGSTGSRPLRMTGQADPGLPVCLTVTHVDALILARSGFHHSMNYRSVVVHGTAYDVTDPEEKLLALDALVDQVVAGRSKDSRPANKKELAATAVIRIDLDEVSAKIRTGGVNDEPEDLDLPHWAGVVPLRKGYETPVADPLLAPGTELPDYLRAL; this is encoded by the coding sequence ATGCAGGGGACCCAGCAGCCGACGCCTCAGCCGACCGCCTACCCGGCGACCGACCGCACGGTCCCCACCCGCTCCGCGGACCGGGCGTCGTACGACAAGGAGGTCGTGCACGCGATACTCGACGAGGCCTGCGTCTGCCATCTCGGCTTCGTCCGGGACGGCGCGCCGGTCGTGCTGCCCACGCTCTTCGGCCGGGTCGGCGAACGGCTCTATGTGCACGGCTCGACGGGCTCGCGTCCGCTGCGGATGACCGGCCAGGCCGACCCGGGGCTGCCGGTGTGCCTGACGGTGACCCATGTGGACGCGCTGATCCTGGCCCGCTCGGGCTTCCACCACTCGATGAACTACCGGTCCGTGGTGGTGCACGGCACCGCGTACGACGTGACGGACCCCGAGGAGAAGCTCCTCGCCCTGGACGCGCTCGTCGACCAGGTGGTGGCCGGCCGTTCCAAGGACTCGCGGCCCGCCAACAAGAAGGAGCTGGCCGCCACCGCCGTGATCCGCATCGACCTGGACGAGGTCTCCGCGAAGATCCGCACGGGTGGCGTCAACGACGAGCCCGAGGACCTCGACCTCCCGCACTGGGCCGGAGTGGTCCCGCTGCGCAAGGGCTACGAGACCCCGGTCGCCGACCCGCTCCTGGCCCCGGGGACCGAACTGCCCGACTACCTGCGGGCGCTGTGA
- a CDS encoding FMN-binding negative transcriptional regulator encodes MLIHPWDAPHDDAEWQQWLAVHDFGTLVVNGLDGEPPYAQPLHFTYDAADGVVLTHLARPNPMWPALLADPEVVLSVVDDYAYIPGPWQAPPDSPPEHGTPTSFYAAVQLRCRAHVVDDPAEKAALLNRQVGHFQPEGGSAEAAVGEAPYGRLLSGLRGVRLEVTGVRAKFKYANHRTPEVQDRIVEGLTERSEPGDAAAREHLLRRRGV; translated from the coding sequence ATGCTGATCCACCCCTGGGACGCGCCCCACGACGACGCCGAATGGCAACAGTGGCTGGCCGTGCACGACTTCGGCACGTTGGTCGTCAACGGCCTGGACGGCGAGCCGCCGTACGCCCAGCCGCTGCACTTCACCTACGACGCCGCCGACGGAGTGGTCCTGACGCATCTGGCCCGGCCGAACCCGATGTGGCCCGCGCTGCTGGCGGACCCGGAGGTCGTGCTGAGCGTGGTCGACGACTACGCGTACATCCCCGGCCCCTGGCAGGCGCCCCCGGACAGCCCACCCGAACACGGCACACCGACCAGCTTCTACGCGGCGGTCCAACTCCGTTGCCGGGCCCATGTCGTGGACGACCCGGCGGAGAAGGCGGCGCTGCTCAACCGCCAGGTCGGCCACTTCCAGCCGGAAGGCGGCTCCGCCGAGGCGGCGGTCGGCGAGGCACCGTACGGCCGGCTGCTGTCCGGTCTGCGAGGTGTGCGGCTCGAAGTCACCGGTGTACGCGCGAAGTTCAAATATGCGAACCATCGGACGCCGGAGGTGCAGGACCGGATCGTGGAGGGGCTGACGGAACGGTCGGAGCCGGGTGACGCGGCGGCGCGCGAGCATCTGCTGCGCCGCCGCGGAGTCTGA
- a CDS encoding DMT family transporter — translation MSNAASGLPIGRGLLYLIIAGAAWGTAGAVAALAYGASDLGPVALSFWRCASGLVLLTAVRLVRPRPLTAVREPFRRRALRAGATGLGLAVFQTGYFAAVDSTGLAVATVVTLGAGPVLVALGARLTLGERLGWGGAVAVAGALAGLGVLTLGGEGSAVRPSGVLLALVSAAGGSSMTLLTRRWGRDGGADAARTSVGVFAVTSVLLLPFALAEGLVPHTARPGLLLWLLAYLAAVPTALAYGLYFAGAAAVRSATVSVIMLLEPVGAAALAVVLLGERLTMPTLAGTLLMLGAVTGLAVTEARGARRPAV, via the coding sequence GTGTCGAATGCTGCTTCCGGCCTGCCCATCGGGCGAGGCCTTCTCTATCTGATCATCGCCGGTGCCGCCTGGGGCACCGCGGGCGCGGTCGCCGCGCTGGCCTACGGGGCCAGCGACCTGGGACCGGTCGCCCTGTCCTTCTGGCGCTGCGCGTCCGGACTCGTCCTGCTCACCGCCGTACGCCTGGTGCGCCCGCGGCCCCTGACCGCCGTACGGGAACCGTTCCGTCGCAGGGCGCTGCGGGCGGGTGCCACGGGCCTCGGGCTCGCCGTGTTCCAGACCGGCTATTTCGCGGCGGTGGACTCCACCGGGCTTGCCGTGGCCACGGTCGTCACGCTCGGCGCGGGTCCCGTCCTCGTCGCGCTCGGCGCACGACTGACCCTGGGGGAGCGGCTCGGGTGGGGCGGGGCCGTCGCCGTCGCCGGCGCGCTCGCCGGGCTCGGGGTGCTGACGCTCGGCGGCGAGGGTTCGGCCGTCCGTCCGTCGGGCGTGCTGCTCGCGCTGGTGTCTGCGGCCGGAGGGTCGTCGATGACGCTGCTCACGCGCCGCTGGGGGCGTGACGGCGGGGCGGACGCCGCCCGTACGTCCGTCGGGGTGTTCGCCGTCACCAGCGTGCTGCTGCTGCCGTTCGCCCTGGCCGAGGGCCTGGTGCCGCACACCGCGCGGCCCGGTCTGCTGCTCTGGCTGCTGGCCTACCTCGCGGCCGTCCCCACGGCCCTCGCCTACGGCCTCTACTTCGCGGGCGCGGCCGCCGTACGCTCTGCCACCGTGTCCGTGATCATGCTGCTCGAACCGGTCGGCGCGGCGGCGCTCGCCGTCGTCCTGCTCGGCGAGCGGCTGACGATGCCGACCCTCGCCGGCACTCTGCTCATGCTCGGGGCCGTCACGGGGCTCGCGGTGACGGAGGCGCGCGGAGCGCGACGGCCGGCGGTCTGA